The Flexibacter flexilis DSM 6793 DNA segment ACCCGAAGGCCAATGAGCAGTGTTAAGTTCCAAGCTGCCATTGCTTTCCGAAAGGCTTTGCTCGTACCAGAGTTTGCCTGTTACGTCGCGTATTTGTAGGCGCACAGGGTTTTGGGCAAGTGCTTCTGGCGTGAGGCTTTCTGATAGCTCATAGCTCATGAGGGTGCTGCTGGTGGCAGGGTTCGGGCTATTTTGCAAAATAGTTTGGCCAGAGCCAGAACCTATTCGTGGTTCACCAGGGCCACCAGGGCCAATAGGTTCCACTGGACAGATAGGATCATTACTAACCGTTAAATTATAACTAATAGTTGCAATACATCCCCTAGCTATTTGTACAGTAACGGTATAAGTTCCTGTTAAATTAGTTGTATAACTAATAGGAACTTCATCTGCAAACATAATTTCAGCCCCATTACGTTTCCAACTAAGCACTTTTTCTATTGAATAACCACTCAAACCACTTACTGTAAGAGTTGCTGTTCCTCCACTACAAAGGGGAGTGGAAGAGAGTTTAATTTGATATTTAACATTAAAGGTGGTAACTATTGTTACTCCCTGTACAATCCACTTACGTATATAAGTGCCAGGTGCTGTAACATTAATGGCCAAAAGATTATTATAACTTGGTTGGCTAGTACCGTTGAATGTCCATGTAACAGAAGGTGATGTTACTTCAAGCGCACTTGCTGAGCATGGTAATTCACTTAATGATATGGAAGTTCCTGGTGTACAGATGTATTTATCGATGGTTTCGGAAGGAAACTTAAGTTGTAGCTTATTGCTTAGCTCGCATACTCTTCTGACTTGATAAGATACATTTTGTACTATATCAGATAAAGATGGCGTTACTGTAAGTGTATTCTGTGTAGCCCCTTGTATTGGGTTTGCACCTTTATACCACTGCCAATTATTATCATTTGGAGCGTCGGAATTGCTTACTGAATATGTAATAGATTGACCAGGGCAAGTATAGGCGTTCCCCCCAGAAGTAGTAACATTGGCCACGATGTTCCAAGTAACTGTTTGTTTGTTTATACTTACATCATCTATAAAAAAATAAGAGTTATTATCACCAGCACCAAACTGTCCTATAACAATTTTAGGGGGATTATTAGCTCCGCCTTCTGTTCCAGTAGCAGTATACAGTCCTTCAACTGTTAGCCATTCTGTAGTAGTAGTCTGTTTAGTAACAGCCAATGACACTATAGGTGTAGTCGTAGGAGCAGGTTCTTGGTTGGTAGGCATGAGTGCTAATCCTATTCTTTGAGCAAAGGTACTACTGCTGTTCACCCATTGAGCTCTTCTTATTCTGAAAGAAACGTGATACTGAACGCCTGCTTCTAAGTTAGAAGATAGATTTTGGGCTGAGTATTCAAGCCAAGTGGTACCAGGAGTGGTAGAGAGGCCAGCGGCAGACGCATTAAAACATGTGCCTATACCTATATATCTTCTATTTCCAGTACTAGTTGTAGGTTTATTTAGAATAGCCCATGGATTGTAAGTATTATCAACATTTCCATTGCCATCACAATCAATAAAATAATCAGGACTAAAATTGTCACTGTACCAGCAGTTACTTAAGTCTATAACAGACTCTGTGCCTAAAATACTGGTACAAATAGTATTAGAGTTGCCAAATACTTCAAATCCTCCGTTACAAACAATGTTGCAAACATCACTTGGCTTCCGTACGAAATGCACATCATCTATAAAAAAATAAGAGTTATTATCACCAGCACCAAACTGTCCTATAACAATTTTAGGGGGATTATTAGCTCCGCCTTCTGTTCCAGTAGCAGTATACAGTCCTTCGACTGTTAGCCATTCTGTACTAGAAGTCTGGTTAGTAACAGCCAATGACACTATAGGTGTAGTCGTAGGAGCAGGTTCTTGGTTGGTAGGCATGAGTGCTAATCCTATTCTTTGAGCAAAGGTACTACTGCTGTTCACCCATTGAGCTCTTCTTATTCTGAAAGAAACGTGATACTGAACACCTGCTTCTAAGTTAGAAGATAGATTTTGGGCTGTATATTCAAGCCAAGTGGTACCAGAGAGGCCAGCGGCAGACGCATTAAAACATGTGCCTATGCCCATGTATCGTCTATTCCCATTACTGGTTGTTGGTTTATTGGGAATAGTCCATGGATTGTAAGTATTATCAACATTTCCATTGCCATCACAATCAATAAAATAATCAGGACTAAAATTGTCACTGTACCAGCAGTTACTTAAGTCTATAACAGACTCTGTGCTTAAAACAGTTGTACAAACAGTATTAGAGTTGCCAAATACTTCAAATCCTCCGTTACAAACAATGTCCGTTTGAGCCTGAGCGGTTGTTGCACTCATTCCGCATACTACAGCAGCAACAGCCGTTAATTTGGTACTAAATCTTTTCAGTGCACGCAAGGTCATGAAAAGTTTTTCGGGTAAAGGCGTACCTTTCCCACTTGACGCAAAGTCAATTTGTTTTTTCATTGGTTTTTTAATTTTTAGTTTAAAATGAAATTGAATATACTATCTAAGTGTGTTAGATGTAAAATTTGGTCAATTCTAATTGGAAAATATTACAAATGCAAAGCCTTTGCAATGTTAT contains these protein-coding regions:
- a CDS encoding T9SS type A sorting domain-containing protein, which gives rise to MKKQIDFASSGKGTPLPEKLFMTLRALKRFSTKLTAVAAVVCGMSATTAQAQTDIVCNGGFEVFGNSNTVCTTVLSTESVIDLSNCWYSDNFSPDYFIDCDGNGNVDNTYNPWTIPNKPTTSNGNRRYMGIGTCFNASAAGLSGTTWLEYTAQNLSSNLEAGVQYHVSFRIRRAQWVNSSSTFAQRIGLALMPTNQEPAPTTTPIVSLAVTNQTSSTEWLTVEGLYTATGTEGGANNPPKIVIGQFGAGDNNSYFFIDDVHFVRKPSDVCNIVCNGGFEVFGNSNTICTSILGTESVIDLSNCWYSDNFSPDYFIDCDGNGNVDNTYNPWAILNKPTTSTGNRRYIGIGTCFNASAAGLSTTPGTTWLEYSAQNLSSNLEAGVQYHVSFRIRRAQWVNSSSTFAQRIGLALMPTNQEPAPTTTPIVSLAVTKQTTTTEWLTVEGLYTATGTEGGANNPPKIVIGQFGAGDNNSYFFIDDVSINKQTVTWNIVANVTTSGGNAYTCPGQSITYSVSNSDAPNDNNWQWYKGANPIQGATQNTLTVTPSLSDIVQNVSYQVRRVCELSNKLQLKFPSETIDKYICTPGTSISLSELPCSASALEVTSPSVTWTFNGTSQPSYNNLLAINVTAPGTYIRKWIVQGVTIVTTFNVKYQIKLSSTPLCSGGTATLTVSGLSGYSIEKVLSWKRNGAEIMFADEVPISYTTNLTGTYTVTVQIARGCIATISYNLTVSNDPICPVEPIGPGGPGEPRIGSGSGQTILQNSPNPATSSTLMSYELSESLTPEALAQNPVRLQIRDVTGKLWYEQSLSESNGSLELNTAHWPSGIYLGSLQHNGKVLAKHKIAIQ